One genomic window of Conger conger chromosome 9, fConCon1.1, whole genome shotgun sequence includes the following:
- the LOC133137777 gene encoding ETS domain-containing transcription factor ERF-like, which yields MKTPGETGFAFPEWAYKPESSPGSRQIQLWHFILELLRKEEYHDVIAWQGDYGEFVIKDPDEVARLWGARKCKPQMNYDKLSRALRYYYNKRILHKTKGKRFTYKFNFNKLVLVNYPFIDMGSAGSGVPQSAPPVPTGAGTHFRFPPSTPSDVVSPSDDLRSPGVFSAAAGRTARNSISDCSDGTSVNSEMEEGGADDRGAAAFRGVLHPRLSHDSLFRMYGGPPHPRGPPAHRVHPDPLSPFPISPLPGSGAAGLLAPPLSPALSMTPSSHLPYTPSPSLSPMLGSHFSFNPEDMKRYLQAHTQSVYNYHLSPRAFLHYPNIIVPQPQRLDKGPAHHAALSHAHAHAHAHAHPHALHSPLHAADDPHLSPFKFKLQPPPLGRKQQREGQGRPGPSGCGSGPPPSPYSFGGELGSAGGSGLMSNSSASHNCHGTLPKIKVEPISDMESEEEEEEEVEVTDISEEEELEDGFGPFPPHLRRERRSNGAPADDELDEDVFKTPAAPPPALPPLPGQPAEARRPLALKSEPGEPGDAPAGAAPGASQCIPLKLRFKRRWSEDQRMEAGADEADDKKVRAHQGEGPGEETNGEREESRAPAQRRNGTACSSTAVAEEGAGPSEERGPQKKWRD from the exons ggtTCGCCTTCCCGGAATGGGCCTACAAGCCCGAGTCGAGCCCCGGCTCGCGGCAGATCCAGCTGTGGCACTTCATCCTGGAGCTCCTGCGGAAGGAGGAGTACCACGACGTCATCGCCTGGCAGGGCGACTACGGCGAGTTCGTCATCAAGGACCCCGACGAGGTGGCGCGGCTGTGGGGCGCCCGCAAGTGCAAGCCCCAGATGAACTACGACAAGCTGAGCCGCGCCCTCAG GTATTACTATAACAAGAGGATCCTACACAAGACTAAAGGGAAGCGATTCACCTACAAGTTCAACTTCAATAAGCTAGTGCTGGTGAACTACCCCTTCATTGACATGGGGTCAGCAG GCAGTGGAGTCCCTCAGAGCGCCCCGCCGGTGCCCACGGGCGCGGGGACGCACTTCCGCTTCCCTCCGTCCACGCCGTCGGACGTGGTGTCTCCGAGCGACGACCTGCGCAGCCCGGGCGTGTTCAGCGCTGCGGCCGGCCGCACGGCGCGCAACTCCATCAGCGACTGCAGCGACGGCACCTCCGTCAACTCCGAGATGGAGGAGGGCGGGGCGGACGACCGGGGCGCGGCCGCCTTCCGGGGCGTCCTGCACCCCCGCCTGTCCCACGACTCGCTCTTCCGCATGTACGGGGGCCCGCCCCACCCGCGGGGGCCCCCGGCCCACAGGGTGCACCCCGACCCCCTGTCCCCCTTCCCCATCTCGCCGCTCCCCGGCTCCGGGGCGGCGGGGCTGCTggcgccccccctctccccggccCTGTCCATGACGCCCTCCTCCCACCTGCCCTAcacgccctccccctccctctcccccatgcTGGGCTCGCACTTCTCCTTCAACCCCGAGGACATGAAGCGCTACCTGCAGGCGCACACCCAGAGCGTGTACAACTACCACCTGAGCCCGCGCGCCTTCCTGCACTACCCCAACATCATCGTGCCCCAGCCGCAGCGCCTGGACAAGGGCCCCGCCCACCACGCGGCGCTgtcgcacgcgcacgcgcacgcccACGCCCACGCCCACCCGCACGCCCTGCACAGCCCCCTGCACGCCGCCGACGACCCCCACCTCTCGCCCTTCAAGTTCAAGCTGCAGCCCCCGCCCCTGGGCCGCAAGCAGCAGAGGGAGGGCCAGGGCCGGCCGGGCCCCAGCGGCTGCGGGTCGGGCCCCCCGCCGTCCCCCTACTCTTTCGGGGGCGAGCTCGGCTCCGCCGGGGGCTCCGGGCTGATGTCCAACTCCTCCGCCTCCCACAACTGCCACGGCACGCTGCCCAAGATAAAG GTGGAGCCCATCTCTGACATGGagtcggaggaggaggaggaggaggaggtggaggtgacgGACATcagcgaggaggaggagctggaggacggGTTCGGGCCCTTCCCCCCGCACCTGCGGCGGGAGCGGCGGTCCAACGGCGCGCCGGCGGACGACGAGCTGGACGAGGACGTGTTCAAgacccccgccgcccccccgcccgccctgcCGCCCCTGCCGGGGCAGCCCGCCGAGGCCCGCCGGCCCCTGGCCCTGAAGAGCGAGCCGGGGGAGCCGGGGGACGCGCCCGCGGGGGCCGCGCCCGGGGCCTCCCAGTGCATCCCGCTCAAGCTGCGCTTCAAGCGGCGCTGGAGCGAGGACCAGCGCATGGAGGCCGGCGCCGACGAGGCCGACGACAAGAAGGTGCGCGCCCaccagggggaggggccgggggaggagaccaacggagagagggaggagagcaggGCCCCGGCCCAGCGCAGG AATGGGACGGCCTGCTCCTCCACCGCTGTGGCTGAAGAGGGAGCCGGTCCAAGTGAGGAAAGGGGGCCGCAGAAGAAATGGCGGGATTAG